The following is a genomic window from Sporosarcina jeotgali.
TTCGGAATTAACGTGAACTTGATTTCACCGATTGCCAATTCACCTGGTATCCAGCAGTGGAAGAAAGACCAGCCTGAAGCTTACGACAAAATGCTTAACAACATCCCTATGCGCCGTCTAGGCGAATTGGAAGGCGATATTGGCCGAGTTGCAGTTTTCCTCGGCAGTGAAGATGCATCTTACATCACTGGACAAACTATAATGGTTGACGGTGGCGCAACTAAATTACGCTAACTATATAAAAACACGATCCTCAATATCGAGGATCGTGTTTTTTATTTTCGTAACAATAAATAAATAAAATAGGGAGCGCCTATTAAAGAAACGACTAACCCTGCTGGGATTATCCCTAAGCTGGATACATTTCTGCCGATAGTATCCGAAAGCAATAGCAGCCAGCCCCCTAGCAGAATGGCGATGGGAAGATAGAGCTGACTCCGCGGACCAATTAATGACTTGGCAATGTGTGGAGCCATTAGCCCGACGAATGCAATTCCTCCAGTAACGGATACGGCCGAAGCTGCAAGTGCTACAGCAGTAATGAGAAGAATAATGCGCTCTCGCTCAACTGAAACACCGATTCCGATGGCAACAGATTCACTTAGTCCCAACACGTTTAATCGACTCGCTTTATACAAAGCGAAAGGGACAAGAATCATTAGCCAGGGAAGAAGAGCAATGACAAACGGCCAATCAGATCCCCAAATATTTCCTGCCAGCCATTTTGAAATGAAATCTACTTTGTCACGATCCGCTGTAGAAGTAAGGACGATCATAACCCCGGAAAGTGCTAAAGAGAACCCCACGCCTGTTAACACCAATCGAATTGGCTGCATGCCTGTCTTTTTATCATACGCAAAAAGATAGATGAGAAATGCGGTAACAAAAGCACCAACGAAACCGACAATCGGCATCAAATAGACAAACGCACCTGCCTCCACAGGCACAAAAAGAAAGAATACGGCAATTGAAGCCCCGGCCCCAGCGTTAATGCCTATAATTCCAGGGTCGGCTAAGTCATTTCGTGTAATCCCTTGAAGAATTGAACCAGAGAGTGCAAGTGCTGCGCCTGCTAAGAACGTGATAGCAATGCGAGGTAACCGAACTGAAAATAATACGAATTCCTCTTTAAAAGTACCATTTCCAAAAAGTGCTGGGAAGATTCGGGCAGGATCTACTGATGCCGGCCCAAGTGCAATGGCTGCAACTGCTGTTCCAACAGTAAGAAGGCTGAAAACAATCAATAACAAACGTTGTTTTCTTAAAACTGCAGATTGAATCATGAGAATGCTCGCCCTCCTTTACGGACAATGATGAGGAAGAATGGCAAGCCCATCACAGCTACAAGTGCAGCAACGGGTGTTTCATAGGGGGCATTCATCGTTCTGCCTAATGTATCTGCAAGTAACATGAAGGCACCGCCAATAACTGCAGACATAGGAAGTATAAAACGATAATCTGTTCCAACTGTTGCTCGTACGATGTGAGGGATCATAAGTCCAACAAACGCTAGGTTTCCTACTAGAGCTACAGCAGAACCCGCCAGGAGAATAATTAGAATGAACAGAATCATTTTTGTTCTGAACGTGTGCTGACCTAATCCGACAGCCACTTCTTCACTTAAACTTAACAAGGTTAATTGTTTCGACAATACAAGTGCGATGACAATTCCGATTAGAATGACCGGTGAAATAATTTGAAGCTGGGACCACGTAGTCCCAATGACACCGCCAGCGGTCCACATGGAAATGTCTTTCGATACCTTGAAATAGATTCCTACTCCTTCGGCAATTGCAAAAAAGAACGTCGACACGGCTGCTC
Proteins encoded in this region:
- a CDS encoding FecCD family ABC transporter permease; translation: MIQSAVLRKQRLLLIVFSLLTVGTAVAAIALGPASVDPARIFPALFGNGTFKEEFVLFSVRLPRIAITFLAGAALALSGSILQGITRNDLADPGIIGINAGAGASIAVFFLFVPVEAGAFVYLMPIVGFVGAFVTAFLIYLFAYDKKTGMQPIRLVLTGVGFSLALSGVMIVLTSTADRDKVDFISKWLAGNIWGSDWPFVIALLPWLMILVPFALYKASRLNVLGLSESVAIGIGVSVERERIILLITAVALAASAVSVTGGIAFVGLMAPHIAKSLIGPRSQLYLPIAILLGGWLLLLSDTIGRNVSSLGIIPAGLVVSLIGAPYFIYLLLRK
- a CDS encoding FecCD family ABC transporter permease; translation: MNRRTMPFSIKFVIACIGLVASLFLAMILGAATISVSDVWLAIIGDTSKNSLILQEIRIPRELAALLVGSALAVSGAIMQGMTRNPLADPGLLGLTAGANAALAIAIALVPSLNYYGIMAACFLGAAIGALIVFGIASAKRGGFSPFRLVLAGAAVSTFFFAIAEGVGIYFKVSKDISMWTAGGVIGTTWSQLQIISPVILIGIVIALVLSKQLTLLSLSEEVAVGLGQHTFRTKMILFILIILLAGSAVALVGNLAFVGLMIPHIVRATVGTDYRFILPMSAVIGGAFMLLADTLGRTMNAPYETPVAALVAVMGLPFFLIIVRKGGRAFS